CGTCCCGGCCGGACGAGGAGGGACATGCCCACGACCCGATTGCAGCGGTCGCCCTGGCAGGCGGCCGCGACGCCGAGCGCCACCTACTCCCGCCTCGGCACCGACGTCGACGCCGATGTCGTGATTCTCGGCGGGGGGCTGACCGGCCTGTTGTGCGCGGGTCGGCTGGCGAGGGCTGGAGCGGGCGTCGTGCTCGTCGAGCGCGACCTGGTCGGTGGCGGAAGCACGGCTGGGTCGGCTGGGGTGGTCGAGGCCGGGCCGGGCGTGCCGTTCTCGGCGCTGCGCGAGCGAGTCGGGCTTCGGGCGGCGAAGGCCATCTGGGCTGAGGCGCGTCAGGCCGCCGTTCACCTGGTGGCGCACCTGCGCCGGCGGAAGGCCGCCTGTGCCCTCGAGGAGGTGCCGCATCTGGACCTCGCCCTCGACGAGAGCGCCTGCTCTCGCGTGCGTTCGGAGCACGAGGCCCTCGTGGCGGGCGGGGTGGACAGCGCGTGGCTCGAGGGCGCGCGCCTGCGGCGTGCCGTCGGTGCTCCCGCCCTCGGCGCCCTCAGGCGGGCTGGATGGACGCTCGACCCGCTGCGGGCCGCGCGGGCGCTCGCGGCCGACGCCGTCGGGGCCGGGGCGCTGGTGTTCGAGCGCAGCGAGGCTCGCCGGGTGAAGCTCGAAGGTGACGGTGTCCGCGTCGTCACCGCCAGGGGGAGCGTGTGGGCGGCCGACGTGGTGGTGGCGACGGGGGTGGCGGCGCCGGGTTTCGCGTCGCTGGCGCGCCACGCACGCTGGGTCGACCACTACTTCGTCGAGGTGGCCGTGCCGGACGGTGCGCGCGAGGCCTTCGGCGAGCGCCGGGCCGTGGTGCGCGACTCGCACGCGTCGGCGCACCTGTGGCGCTGGACGCCTGAGGGGACGCTCGTCTTCGGCGGCGCGGCGCAGCCCTCGGTCCCGGATCGCCAGGTCGAGCGCCAGGTGCGGCAGCGGGCGGGGCAGTTGATGTACGAGCTGTCGCTCTTGTACCCCGAGATTTCCGGCGTGCCGCCGCGCGCGGCCTGGCGCGTGCGGGCGGCCACGAGCGCGGACGGGCTGCCGCTGGTCGGGCGGCACCGGGCGTTTCCTCGCCACCTGTTCGCGCTCGCGACGGGAACGGGCCTCCAGTGGGCGGCGCTCGCGGCGCTGGTCGTCGAGCGCGCCTGGAGAATCCGCCCGAAAACGGCCGATTCCCACTTCGGCTTGCCCCGTGGGTGAGCTATACTGAGGCGTCACCTGGCCGTCACGCCGCTTGCTCGAGAGCAAGTCAGTCTGGGGGGACCGTGTCACCTGCGGTCGAGGCTCTCGGGACGGTCCTGTCACACGAATCAAAACGTCCGTCGGAGGAAGGAGTCAGTCTGATGGCTCGTGCTACAAGAACCCGCTCGACCGGGGTCGGCCGGCCCGCGTACGCCTGGGCTCGTGCCGCGGCCGGTCTGGCGGGGGCGCTGCTGCTCGTCCTGGGCATCGGCGCGACGCCGGCGTCTGCGCAGTCGCAGTCGATCAACGGCACCATCGAGGGGACGATCGTCGACACGTCGGGGGGCGTGCTGCCGGGCGTCACGGTGCTCATCTACAACGTGGATACCGGTGCCGAGCGCATCGTGATCACCAACGAGAACGGGGTGTATCGCGCGCCCCTTCTGCCTCTGGGCGCGTACCGCGTCTCGGCGGAGCTCGAGGGCTTCCGCAAGTACGAGCAGACCGGCATCCAGGTCAGCGCGGGATCGACCATCGTCATCAACATTTCGCTCGGCGTCGGCAGCGTGACCGAAGTCGTCTCGGTGACCGCGGATGCCCCGATCGTCGACACGGGCCGCATCGACCAGGGGCGCACGCTGAACGAGCGCGAGATCAAGACGTTGCCGCTCACCTCGCGCAACCCGTACAACTTCGCGCTGCTCCAGCCCGGTGTGGTCGGGTTCGAGACGCAGGAGTACGGCGTGCCGCGTATCACGGCCAACGGCGCCCTGCTGCGCATCAACTACCAGGTCGACGGGAGCAACAACACGCAGAAGGATCGTGCCGGCCTGCGGCAGATGCCGATGTCGGAGGTCATGATCCGCGAGGTGCGTGTCATCACGTCGGGCTATGCGCCGGAGTTCGGCCAGACGACGGGGCTCATCTACAACGCGATTACGCCCTCTGGCACGAACCTCCTGCGGGGGCAGGGCAGCTACCGCTTCCAGCGGAAGGATTTCGCGGCGTTCCCGTTCTTCTTCCAGGGCCCGCGGACCGACGACCGCAAGCCGCCGACGAAGGTCGACGTGCTGACCTTCGACATGGGCGGGCCGATCGTGCGCGACCGCGCGCACTTCTTCGGCGGCGTCGAGCGCACCGAGCGCGACCTGTCGGGCGGTCGCATCATCACGATCGATCCGGCCAACGCCGCCCGCATCGGGCTCGCGCCGCAGCCCGCCGCGATGCCGACCTTCGCCGAGACGACGTTTGCCATCGGGAAGGTCGACCTGCAACTGAGCCAGACGCATCGGCTCTCGACGCGCTACATGTTCTTCGACAACGCGATCGCCAATAACGTGGGCGGCGGACTCGGCTCGGTCGAGCGGGCGACCGACTTCGCCGACACGCAGCACTCGACGGCGGCGCAGCTCATCTCGACGTTCGGCGCCAACAAGCTGAACGAGCTGCGCGTGCAGTACGCGACGCGCGCCCAGAGCCGGACGCCTGGGTCGCAGGCGGGCACCGGTCCGGCGATCAACATCACGGGCGTTGCGAACTTCGGGTTCCCGAACGCGGGTGCGGCCGATGCCGGGTTCTCGTTCACGCAGAACGTGTTCCAGGTCGTGAACAACTTCAGCTACATCCGCGAGAACCACTCGTACAAGTTCGGCGCCGACGTGCAGTGGGTCGACGACGGGCGCGTGCGGTCGCTGCAGACGCTCTACACGTTCCCGACCATCGACGCCTACCTCGCGGCGCGCAATGGCACGAACCCGCGCAGCTACACGTCGTTCCAGCAGTTCTTCGGCGAGCAGGGGCTCGACTACAACTCGACGCTGCTCGGCGTCTTCGTCCAGGACGACTGGCGGCTGACGCAGGACCTGAAGATCCTCTACGGCGTGCGTTGGGACGTGTACAACGTGCCGAAGGCGGACGGGAACGCGCCGTACGCCGCGTCGCGCACGTTCAACGTCGACAAGAACAACTTCGCGCCCCGCTTCGGCTTCGTCTGGACGCTCGGTCGGGACAAGCGAACCGTCGTGCGCGGCAACAGCGGCATCATGTACGACCAGGTGCTGCTCGCGATGTACGAGCAGGCGCTGCAGAACGACGGCACCGACCGCCGCGTCACGCTGTCGCTCGCACCGACGAGCGCTGGGGCGCCGGCGTTCCCCGGAAACCTCGCCAACACGCCACCCGGCTTCGTGCTGCCGCGGCAGTCGATCGCCACGGTCGATCCCGACTTCGTCATCATGCGCACCTGGCAGAACAACCTGCAGGTCGAGCGCGGCCTCGGCGACAAGTACTCGGCCTCCGTCGGCTTCACGTTCACCAAGGGGTACGACCTGCCGACGATCACCAACATCAACCCGATCAACCCGATCGGCACGCTTGGTGACGGCCGCGGGATCTACTCGACGGCGGTGAACGCGGCGACGCGGCTCGACCCGACGTTCAACAACATCAGCATGGTGCAGTCGATCGGCGAGTCGACCTACAAGGCCCTGACGGCGCAGCTCACCCGCCGCTTCGCCGACGGCTTCCAGTTCGCGCTCGCCTACACGCTGGGCAAGGCCGAGGACAACGCGCCGCTCACGGGCACCCTGTCGGTGCAGGGCGATGCCGGCGGCCGCAGCGACCAGACGAACCTCGACTTCGACAAGGGGCCGAACGTCCTCGACCAGCGGCACACCTTCACGGGCAGCATCGTCGCGCAGACGGACTTTCCGATCGACGGCGCGCTCGGCGCGATCCTCAACAACAACCAGTTCGGCATCGCCGTGCAGCTCGCAAGCGGCATTCCCGTGAACGTCCGCAGCAACCGCGAGCTGAACAACGATGGCGTCGCGAGCGACCGCCCGATCGGCGTCTCGCGCAACTCGCTCAGCCTGCCGGCGCGCAAGAACGTCGACTTGCGCTACTCGCGCGTCTTCCCGCTGACCGGTCCCGTGAAGCTCGAGGCGCTCGCCGAGGTGAAGAACATCTTCAATATCGTCCAGGTGTCCGGCGTCAACTCGGTCGTTCAGACCGACACCCTCGGCAACCCGCTCGCGCCAATCCCGACCAAGGGTGGCGACTTCCCGGTCACTGGCGGCTACGAACAGCGCCAGCTCCAGCTCGGCGTTCGGGTCACGTTCTAACGCCCGGACCTCGGTGTCGTGAGTCCCCCGGGCGGGTCGGTCGAAGACCGGCCCGCCCGTTCGTCTTTGCCGGAGGTAACGATGAGAACGTCAAGACTCGTGCGGCCGCTCGTGGCGGCCGTCGCGATGGCCCTCGGCCTGATCTGGACCGCCGACCGATCCTCGGTCGAGGCGCAGTTCCGCGTGAGGCCCATCGCCGATCAGCAGGGCGAGGTCGGTCTCGAGCTGATGCTGCGCCGCCTCGGATCGATCGGCACGTTCATGATGACGACGGCGCATCCCGACGACGAGAACAACGCGCTGCTCGCACAACTGCACTACGGCGACGGTCACCGCACCGCGCTCGTCACGGCGACGCACGGCGAGGGCGGCCAGAACGAGATTGGCCCGGAGCTCTTCGAGGCCCTCGCGACCCTGCGCACCGAGGAGCTCGCGGCCGCGCACCGCTTCGACGGCGCGGAACAGTATTTCGCCCGGGCCGTCGACTTCGGCTACTCCTTCAGCGTCGAGGAGACGTTCGAACGCTGGGGCAAGGACGAGATCGTCGGCGACTTCGTGCGGCTGATCCGCACGATCCGGCCCGACGTGATCGTCGGCTTCATCTGGGATGGCGCCGGCGGCGGCCAGCACCACCAGGCGACGGCCCGCCTGACGGCCGAGGCCTTCCGCGCGGCGGCCGACCCGGCGAAGTTCCCCGAGCAGATCGCCGAGGGGCTGCGGCCGTGGCAGGCGACGAAGTACTACTACACGGTGGCGTTCGGATTCGGCCCGCAGGCCTCGCGCGAGCCCGACCCGAAGTGGCTGATGACCGACGGCGGCGTTCACGACGCGCTGCTCGGGAGAACGTGGAACGAGATCGGCGCCGAGGCGCGCAGCATGCACAAGTGCCAGGGCATGTCGCAGCTGCTGCCGCTGCCTGGCCCGGCCCGCCGGCCGTACCAGCTGCAGGACACCGTCCTGCCGGGCGGCGTCGACCGCGCCGAGTCGTCGATGTTCGACGGCATCGACACCGGATTCCGCAGCCTGACGAGGTTCGCCGGGGCCTCGGTGCCGAGCGCCCTCGAGTCGCAGGTGCACCTGATTGCCGGCTACATCGAGGGCGCGCAGAGCGACCTGCGGGCGCACGGGCTCGGGTCGGCCGCCGCCCCGCTCGTGCAGGGCCTCACGGCGGTGCGCGACCTGCGGCGCAGCCTGCCGTCGATGGGTCTCGGCGACGACGCGCGATTCGAGATCGACTTCCGCCTGGCCCAGAAGGAAGAGCAGTTCGAGCAGGCGGTGCTCATCGCCTACGGTGTCCGCGTCGACGCGGTGGCCGACGATGACCTGGTCACGAGAGGACAGCCGCTCGCGGTGAACCTCGTCGTCGGCAACCGCGGCCACGCGGATCTCGCCGTGAAGCGCGCGGCGGTATCGGGCCTGCAGGGCGAGACCGCCACGTGCGCGGCCGGCGCCGTCAGGTCGCAGGGCACGTTCGCCTGCAAGGCCAGCGGGGCCGTGCCGGCCGACGCGCGCCTGACGTCGATTCACTTCACGCGGCGCGCCGACATCGATCGATACGACTTCGATCCCGACGTGCCGTTCGGCCTGCCGTTCCGGCCGACGCCGTTCGTGGCCCACTTCGAGCTCGAGGTCGAGAGCGGCGCGGTCGTGTCGGTGAGCCGCACGGTGCAGTCGCGGTCGCAGCGCGACATCTTCGCCGGCGAGAAGCGGTCCGAGATCAAGGTGGTGCCGGCCCTCGCCGTGCGGGTGTCGCCCGAGATCACCGTGGTCCCGTCCGGCGGGCCCCAGGTGCAGCCGACGGCGACCGGTCGCACACGCGAGATCCGCGTCACGGTGACCAACGGCTCGAAGGGCGCCGCGTCGGCCGACGTCGCCCTCACGCTCCCCGAGGGGTGGACCGCCTCGCCGGCGTCGATCCCCGTGTCGTTCACGCGTGAA
This region of Acidobacteriota bacterium genomic DNA includes:
- a CDS encoding FAD-binding oxidoreductase, which produces MPTTRLQRSPWQAAATPSATYSRLGTDVDADVVILGGGLTGLLCAGRLARAGAGVVLVERDLVGGGSTAGSAGVVEAGPGVPFSALRERVGLRAAKAIWAEARQAAVHLVAHLRRRKAACALEEVPHLDLALDESACSRVRSEHEALVAGGVDSAWLEGARLRRAVGAPALGALRRAGWTLDPLRAARALAADAVGAGALVFERSEARRVKLEGDGVRVVTARGSVWAADVVVATGVAAPGFASLARHARWVDHYFVEVAVPDGAREAFGERRAVVRDSHASAHLWRWTPEGTLVFGGAAQPSVPDRQVERQVRQRAGQLMYELSLLYPEISGVPPRAAWRVRAATSADGLPLVGRHRAFPRHLFALATGTGLQWAALAALVVERAWRIRPKTADSHFGLPRG
- a CDS encoding TonB-dependent receptor codes for the protein MARATRTRSTGVGRPAYAWARAAAGLAGALLLVLGIGATPASAQSQSINGTIEGTIVDTSGGVLPGVTVLIYNVDTGAERIVITNENGVYRAPLLPLGAYRVSAELEGFRKYEQTGIQVSAGSTIVINISLGVGSVTEVVSVTADAPIVDTGRIDQGRTLNEREIKTLPLTSRNPYNFALLQPGVVGFETQEYGVPRITANGALLRINYQVDGSNNTQKDRAGLRQMPMSEVMIREVRVITSGYAPEFGQTTGLIYNAITPSGTNLLRGQGSYRFQRKDFAAFPFFFQGPRTDDRKPPTKVDVLTFDMGGPIVRDRAHFFGGVERTERDLSGGRIITIDPANAARIGLAPQPAAMPTFAETTFAIGKVDLQLSQTHRLSTRYMFFDNAIANNVGGGLGSVERATDFADTQHSTAAQLISTFGANKLNELRVQYATRAQSRTPGSQAGTGPAINITGVANFGFPNAGAADAGFSFTQNVFQVVNNFSYIRENHSYKFGADVQWVDDGRVRSLQTLYTFPTIDAYLAARNGTNPRSYTSFQQFFGEQGLDYNSTLLGVFVQDDWRLTQDLKILYGVRWDVYNVPKADGNAPYAASRTFNVDKNNFAPRFGFVWTLGRDKRTVVRGNSGIMYDQVLLAMYEQALQNDGTDRRVTLSLAPTSAGAPAFPGNLANTPPGFVLPRQSIATVDPDFVIMRTWQNNLQVERGLGDKYSASVGFTFTKGYDLPTITNINPINPIGTLGDGRGIYSTAVNAATRLDPTFNNISMVQSIGESTYKALTAQLTRRFADGFQFALAYTLGKAEDNAPLTGTLSVQGDAGGRSDQTNLDFDKGPNVLDQRHTFTGSIVAQTDFPIDGALGAILNNNQFGIAVQLASGIPVNVRSNRELNNDGVASDRPIGVSRNSLSLPARKNVDLRYSRVFPLTGPVKLEALAEVKNIFNIVQVSGVNSVVQTDTLGNPLAPIPTKGGDFPVTGGYEQRQLQLGVRVTF
- a CDS encoding PIG-L family deacetylase yields the protein MRTSRLVRPLVAAVAMALGLIWTADRSSVEAQFRVRPIADQQGEVGLELMLRRLGSIGTFMMTTAHPDDENNALLAQLHYGDGHRTALVTATHGEGGQNEIGPELFEALATLRTEELAAAHRFDGAEQYFARAVDFGYSFSVEETFERWGKDEIVGDFVRLIRTIRPDVIVGFIWDGAGGGQHHQATARLTAEAFRAAADPAKFPEQIAEGLRPWQATKYYYTVAFGFGPQASREPDPKWLMTDGGVHDALLGRTWNEIGAEARSMHKCQGMSQLLPLPGPARRPYQLQDTVLPGGVDRAESSMFDGIDTGFRSLTRFAGASVPSALESQVHLIAGYIEGAQSDLRAHGLGSAAAPLVQGLTAVRDLRRSLPSMGLGDDARFEIDFRLAQKEEQFEQAVLIAYGVRVDAVADDDLVTRGQPLAVNLVVGNRGHADLAVKRAAVSGLQGETATCAAGAVRSQGTFACKASGAVPADARLTSIHFTRRADIDRYDFDPDVPFGLPFRPTPFVAHFELEVESGAVVSVSRTVQSRSQRDIFAGEKRSEIKVVPALAVRVSPEITVVPSGGPQVQPTATGRTREIRVTVTNGSKGAASADVALTLPEGWTASPASIPVSFTREDEEVTVRFTLAPPTRPKAGSYTIGATAHMNGESFDQGYQVVEYPHTERRHLVRPTRANLKVIDVQTAPNLTVGYIMGVGDLVPPALEQLGARVAFIESDELAWGDLSKYDVIMTGVRAYERRADLRAYNQRLLDYAANGGTVIVNYNKFEFNDAQYGPYPGKVGRDRVTDEDAPVRLLVPDHPVFNTPNTLTDAVWQGWVQERGLYFFGERDERYVDLVETEDPFPYNKGPKRGALVEARVGQGRWFYVGLGLWRQLPAGTDGAYQLMANLISLGKAGSAGRSVAGQ